One segment of Desmodus rotundus isolate HL8 chromosome 6, HLdesRot8A.1, whole genome shotgun sequence DNA contains the following:
- the TNIP1 gene encoding TNFAIP3-interacting protein 1 isoform X3: protein MEGRGPYRIYDPGGGVPPGEASAAFERLVEENSRLKEKMQGIKMLGELLEESQMEASRLRQKAEELVKDNELLPPPSPTLASFDHLPELTGKDANVPAPPADPAHPSDKPEPVQKPPSSGTSSEFEVVPAEEQNSPPQSSGRTRNTAELGPLPHEDSNLMLHLQRLETTLSVCAEEPDHSQLFTHLGRMALEFNRLASKVHKNEQRTSILQTLCEQLRKENEALKAKLDKGLEQRDQAAERLREENMELKKLLMSSGKEDACGQLGSPKVEGTGKKGVAGQPQVSVAAGKIPEVGALGAAEKKVKMLEQQRTELLEVNKQWDQHFRSMKQQYEQKITELRQKLADLQKQVTDLEAEREQKQRDFDRKLLLAKSKIEVEETDKERLSTEAKELRQKVRHLQDQLSPLTRQRDYQEKEIQRLNKALEEALSIQASPSSPPAAFGSPEGAGGLLRKQELVTQNELLKQQVKIFEEDFQRERSDRERMNEEKEELKKQVEKLQAQVTLSNAQLKALRDEEKAKEALKQQKRKAKASAERYHVEPHPEHLCAAYPYAYPPMPAMVPHHGFEDRSQIRYLPPPVPMEHPPPLPNSRLFHLNTPGGHPMEGCAIRPPK, encoded by the exons ATGGAAGGGAGAGGACCTTACCGGATCTACGACCCTGGGGGCGGCGTGCCTCCGGGAGAGGCGTCCGCAGCTTTTGAGCGCCTAGTGGAGGAGAATTCCCGactaaaggaaaaaatgcaaggGATAAAGATGTTAG GGGAACTTTTGGAAGAGTCCCAGATGGAAGCATCCAGGCTGCGGCAGAAGGCAGAGGAGCTGGTCAAGGACAATGAACTGCTCCCACCGCCATCTCCCACTTTGGCCTCCTTTGACCACCTGCCCGAGCTCACAG GAAAAGATGCAAATGTCCCAGCACCCCCTGCCGACCCTGCACACCCCAGTGACAAGCCAGAGCCCGTCCAAAAACCTCCATCCAGT GGCACCTCATCTGAATTTGAAGTGGTCCCTGCCGAGGAGCAGAATTCCCCACCGCAGAGCAGCGGCCGCACCAGAAACACGGCG GAGTTGGGCCCCCTGCCCCACGAGGACAGCAACCTGATGCTGCACCTGCAGCGCCTGGAGACCACCCTGAGCGTGTGTGCAGAGGAGCCCGACCACAGCCAGCTCTTCACCCACCTGGGCCGCATGGCCCTTGAGTTCAACCGGCTGGCTTCCAAGGTGCACAAGAATGAGCAGCGCACCTCCATCCTGCAG ACCCTGTGTGAGCAGCTCCGGAAGGAGAATGAGGCTCTGAAGGCCAAACTGGACAAGGGCCTGGAACAGCGGGATCAGGCTGCCGAGAGGCTGCG GGAGGAGAACATGGAGCTCAAGAAGTTGTTGATGAGCAGCGGCAAAGAGGATGCCTGTGGGCAGCTGGGCTCGCCCAAGGTGGAAGGCACGGGCAAGAAGGGGGTAGCTGGACAGCCGCAG GTTAGTGTGGCAGCAGGGAAGATCCCAGAGGTGGGAGCCTTGGGTGCAGCtgagaagaaggtgaagatgcTGGAGCAGCAGCGCACAGAG CTGCTTGAAGTGAACAAGCAGTGGGATCAGCATTTCCGGTCTATGAAGCAGCAGTATGAGCAGAAG ATCACTGAGCTGCGCCAGAAGCTGGCGGACCTGCAGAAGCAGGTGACTGACCTGGAAGCTGAGCGGGAGCAGAAGCAGCGTGACTTTGACCGCAAGCTCCTCCTGGCCAAGTCCAAGATTGAAGTGGAGGAG aCTGACAAGGAGCGGCTGTCGACAGAGGCCAAGGAGCTGCGCCAGAAGGTCCGGCACCTGCAGGATCAGCTGAGCCCTCTGACCCGGCAGCGGGATTACCAGGAAAAGGAGATCCAGCGGCTCAACAAG GCTCTAGAGGAAGCACTGAGCATCCAGGCCTCCCCGTCATCTCCACCAGCAGCCTTTGGGAGCCCAGAGGGAGCTGGGGGTCTCCTTAGAAAACAGGAGCTGGTCACGCAGAACGAATTGCTGAAACAGCAG gtgAAGATCTTTGAGGAGGACTTCCAGAGGGAGCGCAGCGATCGGGAGCGCATGAATGAAGAGAAGGAGGAGCTGAAGAAGCAGGTGGAGAAACTGCAGGCCCAGGTCACCCTGTCAAATGCCCAG CTAAAAGCACTCAGAGATGAAGAGAAGGCAAAAGAAGCCCTGAAACAGCAGAAGAGGAAGGCCAAG GCCTCGGCGGAGCGCTACCACGTGGAGCCCCACCCGGAGCACCTCTGCGCAGCCTACCCCTATGCCTACCCGCCCATGCCAGCCATGGTGCCGCACCACGGCTTCGAGGACCGGTCCCAGATCCGATACCTCCCACCCCCCGTGCCCATGGAGCAcccgcccccactccccaacTCGCGCCTCTTCCATCTG AATACACCTGGAGGCCACCCTATGGAGGGATGCGCAATCAGACCTCCCAAGTGA
- the TNIP1 gene encoding TNFAIP3-interacting protein 1 isoform X2 has product MEGRGPYRIYDPGGGVPPGEASAAFERLVEENSRLKEKMQGIKMLGELLEESQMEASRLRQKAEELVKDNELLPPPSPTLASFDHLPELTGKDANVPAPPADPAHPSDKPEPVQKPPSSGTSSEFEVVPAEEQNSPPQSSGRTRNTAELGPLPHEDSNLMLHLQRLETTLSVCAEEPDHSQLFTHLGRMALEFNRLASKVHKNEQRTSILQTLCEQLRKENEALKAKLDKGLEQRDQAAERLREENMELKKLLMSSGKEDACGQLGSPKVEGTGKKGVAGQPQVSVAAGKIPEVGALGAAEKKVKMLEQQRTELLEVNKQWDQHFRSMKQQYEQKITELRQKLADLQKQVTDLEAEREQKQRDFDRKLLLAKSKIEVEETDKERLSTEAKELRQKVRHLQDQLSPLTRQRDYQEKEIQRLNKALEEALSIQASPSSPPAAFGSPEGAGGLLRKQELVTQNELLKQQVKIFEEDFQRERSDRERMNEEKEELKKQVEKLQAQVTLSNAQLKALRDEEKAKEALKQQKRKAKASAERYHVEPHPEHLCAAYPYAYPPMPAMVPHHGFEDRSQIRYLPPPVPMEHPPPLPNSRLFHLPEYTWRPPYGGMRNQTSQVTDSPMARPAEPGL; this is encoded by the exons ATGGAAGGGAGAGGACCTTACCGGATCTACGACCCTGGGGGCGGCGTGCCTCCGGGAGAGGCGTCCGCAGCTTTTGAGCGCCTAGTGGAGGAGAATTCCCGactaaaggaaaaaatgcaaggGATAAAGATGTTAG GGGAACTTTTGGAAGAGTCCCAGATGGAAGCATCCAGGCTGCGGCAGAAGGCAGAGGAGCTGGTCAAGGACAATGAACTGCTCCCACCGCCATCTCCCACTTTGGCCTCCTTTGACCACCTGCCCGAGCTCACAG GAAAAGATGCAAATGTCCCAGCACCCCCTGCCGACCCTGCACACCCCAGTGACAAGCCAGAGCCCGTCCAAAAACCTCCATCCAGT GGCACCTCATCTGAATTTGAAGTGGTCCCTGCCGAGGAGCAGAATTCCCCACCGCAGAGCAGCGGCCGCACCAGAAACACGGCG GAGTTGGGCCCCCTGCCCCACGAGGACAGCAACCTGATGCTGCACCTGCAGCGCCTGGAGACCACCCTGAGCGTGTGTGCAGAGGAGCCCGACCACAGCCAGCTCTTCACCCACCTGGGCCGCATGGCCCTTGAGTTCAACCGGCTGGCTTCCAAGGTGCACAAGAATGAGCAGCGCACCTCCATCCTGCAG ACCCTGTGTGAGCAGCTCCGGAAGGAGAATGAGGCTCTGAAGGCCAAACTGGACAAGGGCCTGGAACAGCGGGATCAGGCTGCCGAGAGGCTGCG GGAGGAGAACATGGAGCTCAAGAAGTTGTTGATGAGCAGCGGCAAAGAGGATGCCTGTGGGCAGCTGGGCTCGCCCAAGGTGGAAGGCACGGGCAAGAAGGGGGTAGCTGGACAGCCGCAG GTTAGTGTGGCAGCAGGGAAGATCCCAGAGGTGGGAGCCTTGGGTGCAGCtgagaagaaggtgaagatgcTGGAGCAGCAGCGCACAGAG CTGCTTGAAGTGAACAAGCAGTGGGATCAGCATTTCCGGTCTATGAAGCAGCAGTATGAGCAGAAG ATCACTGAGCTGCGCCAGAAGCTGGCGGACCTGCAGAAGCAGGTGACTGACCTGGAAGCTGAGCGGGAGCAGAAGCAGCGTGACTTTGACCGCAAGCTCCTCCTGGCCAAGTCCAAGATTGAAGTGGAGGAG aCTGACAAGGAGCGGCTGTCGACAGAGGCCAAGGAGCTGCGCCAGAAGGTCCGGCACCTGCAGGATCAGCTGAGCCCTCTGACCCGGCAGCGGGATTACCAGGAAAAGGAGATCCAGCGGCTCAACAAG GCTCTAGAGGAAGCACTGAGCATCCAGGCCTCCCCGTCATCTCCACCAGCAGCCTTTGGGAGCCCAGAGGGAGCTGGGGGTCTCCTTAGAAAACAGGAGCTGGTCACGCAGAACGAATTGCTGAAACAGCAG gtgAAGATCTTTGAGGAGGACTTCCAGAGGGAGCGCAGCGATCGGGAGCGCATGAATGAAGAGAAGGAGGAGCTGAAGAAGCAGGTGGAGAAACTGCAGGCCCAGGTCACCCTGTCAAATGCCCAG CTAAAAGCACTCAGAGATGAAGAGAAGGCAAAAGAAGCCCTGAAACAGCAGAAGAGGAAGGCCAAG GCCTCGGCGGAGCGCTACCACGTGGAGCCCCACCCGGAGCACCTCTGCGCAGCCTACCCCTATGCCTACCCGCCCATGCCAGCCATGGTGCCGCACCACGGCTTCGAGGACCGGTCCCAGATCCGATACCTCCCACCCCCCGTGCCCATGGAGCAcccgcccccactccccaacTCGCGCCTCTTCCATCTG CCAGAATACACCTGGAGGCCACCCTATGGAGGGATGCGCAATCAGACCTCCCAAGTGACGGACTCGCCTATGGCGAGGCCTGCAGAACCAG GACTTTGA
- the TNIP1 gene encoding TNFAIP3-interacting protein 1 isoform X4, giving the protein MEASRLRQKAEELVKDNELLPPPSPTLASFDHLPELTGKDANVPAPPADPAHPSDKPEPVQKPPSSGTSSEFEVVPAEEQNSPPQSSGRTRNTAELGPLPHEDSNLMLHLQRLETTLSVCAEEPDHSQLFTHLGRMALEFNRLASKVHKNEQRTSILQTLCEQLRKENEALKAKLDKGLEQRDQAAERLREENMELKKLLMSSGKEDACGQLGSPKVEGTGKKGVAGQPQVSVAAGKIPEVGALGAAEKKVKMLEQQRTELLEVNKQWDQHFRSMKQQYEQKITELRQKLADLQKQVTDLEAEREQKQRDFDRKLLLAKSKIEVEETDKERLSTEAKELRQKVRHLQDQLSPLTRQRDYQEKEIQRLNKALEEALSIQASPSSPPAAFGSPEGAGGLLRKQELVTQNELLKQQVKIFEEDFQRERSDRERMNEEKEELKKQVEKLQAQVTLSNAQLKALRDEEKAKEALKQQKRKAKASAERYHVEPHPEHLCAAYPYAYPPMPAMVPHHGFEDRSQIRYLPPPVPMEHPPPLPNSRLFHLPEYTWRPPYGGMRNQTSQVTDSPMARPAEPDSTKNDHKGPQ; this is encoded by the exons ATGGAAGCATCCAGGCTGCGGCAGAAGGCAGAGGAGCTGGTCAAGGACAATGAACTGCTCCCACCGCCATCTCCCACTTTGGCCTCCTTTGACCACCTGCCCGAGCTCACAG GAAAAGATGCAAATGTCCCAGCACCCCCTGCCGACCCTGCACACCCCAGTGACAAGCCAGAGCCCGTCCAAAAACCTCCATCCAGT GGCACCTCATCTGAATTTGAAGTGGTCCCTGCCGAGGAGCAGAATTCCCCACCGCAGAGCAGCGGCCGCACCAGAAACACGGCG GAGTTGGGCCCCCTGCCCCACGAGGACAGCAACCTGATGCTGCACCTGCAGCGCCTGGAGACCACCCTGAGCGTGTGTGCAGAGGAGCCCGACCACAGCCAGCTCTTCACCCACCTGGGCCGCATGGCCCTTGAGTTCAACCGGCTGGCTTCCAAGGTGCACAAGAATGAGCAGCGCACCTCCATCCTGCAG ACCCTGTGTGAGCAGCTCCGGAAGGAGAATGAGGCTCTGAAGGCCAAACTGGACAAGGGCCTGGAACAGCGGGATCAGGCTGCCGAGAGGCTGCG GGAGGAGAACATGGAGCTCAAGAAGTTGTTGATGAGCAGCGGCAAAGAGGATGCCTGTGGGCAGCTGGGCTCGCCCAAGGTGGAAGGCACGGGCAAGAAGGGGGTAGCTGGACAGCCGCAG GTTAGTGTGGCAGCAGGGAAGATCCCAGAGGTGGGAGCCTTGGGTGCAGCtgagaagaaggtgaagatgcTGGAGCAGCAGCGCACAGAG CTGCTTGAAGTGAACAAGCAGTGGGATCAGCATTTCCGGTCTATGAAGCAGCAGTATGAGCAGAAG ATCACTGAGCTGCGCCAGAAGCTGGCGGACCTGCAGAAGCAGGTGACTGACCTGGAAGCTGAGCGGGAGCAGAAGCAGCGTGACTTTGACCGCAAGCTCCTCCTGGCCAAGTCCAAGATTGAAGTGGAGGAG aCTGACAAGGAGCGGCTGTCGACAGAGGCCAAGGAGCTGCGCCAGAAGGTCCGGCACCTGCAGGATCAGCTGAGCCCTCTGACCCGGCAGCGGGATTACCAGGAAAAGGAGATCCAGCGGCTCAACAAG GCTCTAGAGGAAGCACTGAGCATCCAGGCCTCCCCGTCATCTCCACCAGCAGCCTTTGGGAGCCCAGAGGGAGCTGGGGGTCTCCTTAGAAAACAGGAGCTGGTCACGCAGAACGAATTGCTGAAACAGCAG gtgAAGATCTTTGAGGAGGACTTCCAGAGGGAGCGCAGCGATCGGGAGCGCATGAATGAAGAGAAGGAGGAGCTGAAGAAGCAGGTGGAGAAACTGCAGGCCCAGGTCACCCTGTCAAATGCCCAG CTAAAAGCACTCAGAGATGAAGAGAAGGCAAAAGAAGCCCTGAAACAGCAGAAGAGGAAGGCCAAG GCCTCGGCGGAGCGCTACCACGTGGAGCCCCACCCGGAGCACCTCTGCGCAGCCTACCCCTATGCCTACCCGCCCATGCCAGCCATGGTGCCGCACCACGGCTTCGAGGACCGGTCCCAGATCCGATACCTCCCACCCCCCGTGCCCATGGAGCAcccgcccccactccccaacTCGCGCCTCTTCCATCTG CCAGAATACACCTGGAGGCCACCCTATGGAGGGATGCGCAATCAGACCTCCCAAGTGACGGACTCGCCTATGGCGAGGCCTGCAGAACCAG acTCCACAAAAAATGACCACAAGGGGCCTCAGTGA
- the TNIP1 gene encoding TNFAIP3-interacting protein 1 isoform X1, translating into MEGRGPYRIYDPGGGVPPGEASAAFERLVEENSRLKEKMQGIKMLGELLEESQMEASRLRQKAEELVKDNELLPPPSPTLASFDHLPELTGKDANVPAPPADPAHPSDKPEPVQKPPSSGTSSEFEVVPAEEQNSPPQSSGRTRNTAELGPLPHEDSNLMLHLQRLETTLSVCAEEPDHSQLFTHLGRMALEFNRLASKVHKNEQRTSILQTLCEQLRKENEALKAKLDKGLEQRDQAAERLREENMELKKLLMSSGKEDACGQLGSPKVEGTGKKGVAGQPQVSVAAGKIPEVGALGAAEKKVKMLEQQRTELLEVNKQWDQHFRSMKQQYEQKITELRQKLADLQKQVTDLEAEREQKQRDFDRKLLLAKSKIEVEETDKERLSTEAKELRQKVRHLQDQLSPLTRQRDYQEKEIQRLNKALEEALSIQASPSSPPAAFGSPEGAGGLLRKQELVTQNELLKQQVKIFEEDFQRERSDRERMNEEKEELKKQVEKLQAQVTLSNAQLKALRDEEKAKEALKQQKRKAKASAERYHVEPHPEHLCAAYPYAYPPMPAMVPHHGFEDRSQIRYLPPPVPMEHPPPLPNSRLFHLPEYTWRPPYGGMRNQTSQVTDSPMARPAEPDSTKNDHKGPQ; encoded by the exons ATGGAAGGGAGAGGACCTTACCGGATCTACGACCCTGGGGGCGGCGTGCCTCCGGGAGAGGCGTCCGCAGCTTTTGAGCGCCTAGTGGAGGAGAATTCCCGactaaaggaaaaaatgcaaggGATAAAGATGTTAG GGGAACTTTTGGAAGAGTCCCAGATGGAAGCATCCAGGCTGCGGCAGAAGGCAGAGGAGCTGGTCAAGGACAATGAACTGCTCCCACCGCCATCTCCCACTTTGGCCTCCTTTGACCACCTGCCCGAGCTCACAG GAAAAGATGCAAATGTCCCAGCACCCCCTGCCGACCCTGCACACCCCAGTGACAAGCCAGAGCCCGTCCAAAAACCTCCATCCAGT GGCACCTCATCTGAATTTGAAGTGGTCCCTGCCGAGGAGCAGAATTCCCCACCGCAGAGCAGCGGCCGCACCAGAAACACGGCG GAGTTGGGCCCCCTGCCCCACGAGGACAGCAACCTGATGCTGCACCTGCAGCGCCTGGAGACCACCCTGAGCGTGTGTGCAGAGGAGCCCGACCACAGCCAGCTCTTCACCCACCTGGGCCGCATGGCCCTTGAGTTCAACCGGCTGGCTTCCAAGGTGCACAAGAATGAGCAGCGCACCTCCATCCTGCAG ACCCTGTGTGAGCAGCTCCGGAAGGAGAATGAGGCTCTGAAGGCCAAACTGGACAAGGGCCTGGAACAGCGGGATCAGGCTGCCGAGAGGCTGCG GGAGGAGAACATGGAGCTCAAGAAGTTGTTGATGAGCAGCGGCAAAGAGGATGCCTGTGGGCAGCTGGGCTCGCCCAAGGTGGAAGGCACGGGCAAGAAGGGGGTAGCTGGACAGCCGCAG GTTAGTGTGGCAGCAGGGAAGATCCCAGAGGTGGGAGCCTTGGGTGCAGCtgagaagaaggtgaagatgcTGGAGCAGCAGCGCACAGAG CTGCTTGAAGTGAACAAGCAGTGGGATCAGCATTTCCGGTCTATGAAGCAGCAGTATGAGCAGAAG ATCACTGAGCTGCGCCAGAAGCTGGCGGACCTGCAGAAGCAGGTGACTGACCTGGAAGCTGAGCGGGAGCAGAAGCAGCGTGACTTTGACCGCAAGCTCCTCCTGGCCAAGTCCAAGATTGAAGTGGAGGAG aCTGACAAGGAGCGGCTGTCGACAGAGGCCAAGGAGCTGCGCCAGAAGGTCCGGCACCTGCAGGATCAGCTGAGCCCTCTGACCCGGCAGCGGGATTACCAGGAAAAGGAGATCCAGCGGCTCAACAAG GCTCTAGAGGAAGCACTGAGCATCCAGGCCTCCCCGTCATCTCCACCAGCAGCCTTTGGGAGCCCAGAGGGAGCTGGGGGTCTCCTTAGAAAACAGGAGCTGGTCACGCAGAACGAATTGCTGAAACAGCAG gtgAAGATCTTTGAGGAGGACTTCCAGAGGGAGCGCAGCGATCGGGAGCGCATGAATGAAGAGAAGGAGGAGCTGAAGAAGCAGGTGGAGAAACTGCAGGCCCAGGTCACCCTGTCAAATGCCCAG CTAAAAGCACTCAGAGATGAAGAGAAGGCAAAAGAAGCCCTGAAACAGCAGAAGAGGAAGGCCAAG GCCTCGGCGGAGCGCTACCACGTGGAGCCCCACCCGGAGCACCTCTGCGCAGCCTACCCCTATGCCTACCCGCCCATGCCAGCCATGGTGCCGCACCACGGCTTCGAGGACCGGTCCCAGATCCGATACCTCCCACCCCCCGTGCCCATGGAGCAcccgcccccactccccaacTCGCGCCTCTTCCATCTG CCAGAATACACCTGGAGGCCACCCTATGGAGGGATGCGCAATCAGACCTCCCAAGTGACGGACTCGCCTATGGCGAGGCCTGCAGAACCAG acTCCACAAAAAATGACCACAAGGGGCCTCAGTGA